From Streptomyces chrestomyceticus JCM 4735, one genomic window encodes:
- a CDS encoding DUF1906 domain-containing protein, translating to MGSTNKIIRWGALRPTVLLTTLTGLLGLLATLLAPAAGAEPDRTGPRGPNVFQGWAFDTCRTPSQSTLAAWKGSKYRGVGVYFGGRGRACPSQPNLTGDWVRAAHRAGWRLLPLYVGSQAPCVVNKHKRKVTIGSDPVQVGTGEAQDAVRRAKALGMAPDSALYLDMEAYNLRDAACTRKTLEYIRAWNRETLRQGYVPGFYSSADSGVRHIERARRAGTQDLPSVMWFARWHSRPNLYGEPEMSTSAWRPHRRIHQYAGNVAETHGGRRMIIDRNQVDAPVAVIQ from the coding sequence ATGGGATCGACAAACAAGATCATCCGATGGGGTGCCCTGCGCCCCACCGTCCTGCTCACGACCCTGACCGGCCTGCTCGGACTGCTGGCCACACTCCTCGCACCGGCCGCCGGCGCGGAGCCCGACCGGACCGGTCCACGCGGCCCGAACGTGTTCCAGGGCTGGGCGTTCGACACCTGCCGGACGCCCTCGCAGAGCACGCTGGCGGCCTGGAAGGGCTCGAAGTACCGCGGCGTCGGCGTCTACTTCGGCGGGCGCGGCCGGGCCTGCCCCAGCCAGCCCAACCTCACCGGCGACTGGGTACGTGCCGCCCACCGCGCGGGCTGGCGGCTGCTGCCGCTGTACGTCGGCTCACAGGCGCCCTGCGTGGTCAACAAGCACAAGCGGAAGGTGACCATCGGCAGCGACCCGGTGCAGGTGGGCACCGGCGAGGCGCAGGACGCGGTACGCCGCGCCAAGGCCCTGGGCATGGCCCCGGACAGCGCGCTGTACCTGGACATGGAGGCGTACAACCTGCGCGACGCGGCCTGCACCCGTAAGACGCTGGAGTACATCCGCGCCTGGAACCGCGAGACGCTCCGCCAGGGTTACGTGCCCGGCTTCTACAGCAGCGCCGACTCCGGCGTACGGCACATCGAGCGGGCCCGGCGGGCCGGTACGCAGGACCTGCCGTCGGTGATGTGGTTCGCGCGGTGGCACTCCAGGCCCAACCTGTACGGCGAGCCCGAGATGTCCACCTCGGCGTGGCGCCCGCACCGGCGGATCCACCAGTACGCGGGCAACGTCGCCGAGACCCACGGCGGCCGCCGGATGATCATCGACCGCAACCAGGTGGACGCGCCGGTGGCCGTGATCCAGTAG
- a CDS encoding glycerophosphodiester phosphodiesterase: protein MTTAYPLRDRTPGPSRISVVAHRGASEDAPEHTLAAYRRAIEDGADALECDVRLTADGHLVCVHDRRVNRTSNGRGAVSALELADLAALDFGSWKEDEDGTWEAPDRQHEDPERTSVLTLERLLELVSDAGRRVELAIETKHPTRWAGQVEERLVALLERFGHTRASDGGPPPVRVMSFSARSLHRVRAAAPDIPGVYLMQFLTPRHRDGRLPPGVGIAGPGVRILRAHPDYVSKAHRAGHQVHVWTVNDEADVELCERLGVDAIITNRPKQVRAQLGLG from the coding sequence GTGACCACCGCGTACCCGCTCCGGGACCGCACCCCGGGCCCATCCCGCATTTCCGTCGTAGCCCATCGTGGCGCGTCCGAGGACGCGCCGGAACACACCCTGGCCGCCTACCGCCGGGCGATCGAGGACGGCGCCGACGCGCTGGAGTGCGATGTGCGGCTCACCGCCGACGGCCACCTCGTCTGCGTGCACGACCGCCGGGTCAACCGCACCTCCAACGGGCGCGGCGCGGTCTCCGCCCTGGAGCTGGCCGATCTGGCCGCGCTGGACTTCGGCTCCTGGAAGGAGGACGAGGACGGCACCTGGGAGGCGCCGGACCGCCAGCACGAGGACCCGGAACGCACGTCCGTCCTGACCCTGGAACGACTTCTCGAACTCGTGTCCGACGCCGGCCGCCGCGTCGAGCTGGCCATCGAGACCAAGCACCCCACCCGCTGGGCCGGCCAGGTGGAGGAGCGGCTGGTCGCCCTACTGGAGAGATTCGGCCATACCCGGGCGTCGGACGGGGGTCCGCCGCCCGTCCGGGTGATGAGTTTCTCGGCCCGCTCCCTGCACCGCGTACGGGCCGCGGCCCCCGACATCCCTGGTGTCTACCTCATGCAGTTCCTGACGCCGCGCCACCGCGACGGGCGGCTGCCGCCCGGTGTGGGCATCGCGGGACCGGGCGTCCGCATCCTGCGCGCGCACCCCGACTACGTGTCCAAGGCGCACCGCGCGGGCCACCAGGTGCACGTCTGGACCGTCAACGACGAGGCGGATGTCGAGCTGTGTGAACGCCTGGGAGTGGACGCAATCATCACCAATCGCCCCAAACAGGTGCGAGCCCAACTGGGCCTGGGTTAA
- a CDS encoding S1C family serine protease produces the protein MWGAPGAPAPKKRRNGGLVAAVLVAALVAGGIGGGIGFWAANRSDTNSTTVSASGDPEALNRKPTSVSGIAQKALPSVVTIEAQGATGEGGTGTGFVYDKQGHILTNNHVVASAAQGGKLTATFSNGKKYDAEVIGRAQGYDVAVIKLKNPSDANLVPLPLGKSANVQVGDATIAIGAPFGLSGTVTTGIISAKNRPVASSDGGGATPSYMSALQTDASINPGNSGGPLMDASGSVIGINSAIQSAGNGGGGFGGESQQSGSIGLGFAIPIDQAKRVADDLIKKGQPVYPQIGAQVLMRDTGDGATIPQNGGADGSAAITPNGPADKAGLKPGDTITKLDNTVIDSGPTLISTIYQHKPGDKVTLTYKRGGKEHTAQVTLGQRTGDK, from the coding sequence GTGTGGGGCGCCCCGGGCGCGCCCGCGCCGAAGAAGCGCCGCAACGGCGGCCTGGTCGCCGCCGTACTCGTCGCCGCGCTGGTGGCCGGCGGCATCGGCGGCGGCATCGGCTTCTGGGCCGCCAACCGCTCCGACACGAACTCCACGACGGTCTCCGCCTCCGGCGACCCCGAGGCGCTCAACCGCAAGCCCACCTCCGTCTCCGGGATAGCGCAGAAGGCGCTGCCCAGCGTCGTGACGATCGAGGCGCAGGGCGCGACCGGCGAGGGCGGCACCGGCACCGGCTTCGTCTACGACAAGCAGGGCCACATCCTCACCAACAACCACGTCGTCGCCAGCGCCGCCCAGGGCGGCAAACTGACCGCCACGTTCTCCAACGGCAAGAAGTACGACGCCGAGGTCATCGGCCGGGCCCAGGGCTACGACGTCGCCGTCATCAAGCTCAAGAACCCCTCCGACGCCAACCTCGTCCCGCTCCCGCTCGGCAAGTCCGCCAACGTCCAGGTGGGCGACGCGACGATCGCCATCGGCGCGCCCTTCGGCCTCTCCGGCACCGTCACCACCGGCATCATCAGCGCCAAGAACCGCCCGGTGGCCTCCAGCGACGGCGGCGGCGCCACCCCCTCGTACATGAGCGCCCTGCAGACGGACGCCTCGATCAACCCGGGCAACTCCGGCGGCCCCCTGATGGACGCCTCCGGCAGCGTCATCGGCATCAACTCGGCGATCCAGTCCGCGGGCAACGGCGGCGGCGGTTTCGGCGGCGAGAGCCAGCAGTCCGGCAGCATCGGCCTCGGTTTCGCCATCCCGATCGACCAGGCCAAGCGGGTCGCCGACGACCTGATCAAGAAGGGCCAGCCGGTCTACCCGCAGATCGGCGCGCAGGTCCTGATGCGCGACACCGGCGACGGCGCGACCATCCCCCAGAACGGCGGCGCCGACGGCTCCGCCGCGATCACCCCGAACGGCCCCGCCGACAAGGCCGGCCTGAAGCCCGGCGACACGATCACCAAGCTCGACAACACCGTGATCGACAGCGGCCCCACCCTGATCAGCACCATCTACCAGCACAAGCCGGGCGACAAGGTGACCCTCACCTACAAGCGCGGCGGCAAGGAGCACACCGCCCAGGTGACCCTGGGCCAACGCACGGGCGACAAGTGA
- a CDS encoding MOSC domain-containing protein: protein MGTMVGTVTTLWRYPVKSLLGEEVPDISADARGLAGDRALALVHQTSGQVASAKNPRLWRDLLKLRAEIIDGAVRITLPSGRTVRSTDPHVHRTLTAHLGQPVTLADAPPEKATLERSRPEEVLAAGAAAEVPHETLEIASQAPPGTFFDFAPLHLITRATLDRITELGPRATTVEAERYRPNVVIRTEAAGFVENDWPGRDLRIGDELTLRVVARTPRCAVPTLEHGRLPRDPDALRVPARHNRVVPMEEMGPQPCAGVYAQVVRPGRIRQGDAVRLV from the coding sequence ATGGGGACGATGGTGGGAACGGTGACCACGCTGTGGCGGTATCCGGTGAAATCGCTGCTGGGCGAGGAGGTTCCAGACATTTCGGCGGACGCCCGCGGACTGGCGGGGGACCGTGCGCTCGCGTTGGTGCACCAGACGTCCGGCCAGGTCGCCAGCGCGAAGAATCCACGGCTGTGGCGCGACCTGCTGAAGTTGCGGGCCGAGATCATCGACGGTGCCGTACGCATCACCCTGCCGTCCGGCCGCACCGTACGGTCCACCGACCCCCACGTGCACCGGACGCTCACCGCGCACCTCGGGCAGCCCGTCACCCTCGCCGACGCCCCGCCCGAGAAGGCCACCCTGGAACGCTCCCGCCCCGAAGAGGTACTGGCCGCCGGCGCGGCGGCCGAGGTGCCCCACGAGACCCTGGAGATCGCCTCACAGGCCCCGCCCGGCACCTTCTTCGACTTCGCGCCGCTGCACCTGATCACCCGCGCCACCCTCGACCGGATCACCGAACTCGGCCCCCGGGCCACCACCGTCGAGGCCGAGCGCTACCGCCCCAACGTCGTGATCCGCACCGAGGCCGCCGGCTTCGTCGAGAACGACTGGCCCGGCCGCGACCTGCGCATCGGCGACGAACTCACGCTCCGGGTCGTGGCCCGGACACCGCGCTGCGCCGTACCGACGCTGGAGCACGGCAGGCTGCCGCGCGACCCGGACGCGCTACGGGTGCCCGCGCGCCACAACCGGGTGGTGCCGATGGAGGAGATGGGGCCGCAGCCGTGCGCGGGCGTGTACGCGCAGGTCGTACGGCCGGGACGGATTCGCCAGGGGGACGCGGTACGGCTGGTCTGA
- a CDS encoding SigE family RNA polymerase sigma factor, whose product MTTPVCTSASRAAVFPSFSSYVRARGPVLLRTARSLTANPSDAEDLLQTALTKTFVAWERIEDHRALDGYVRRALLNTRTSQWRKRKVDEFACEEIPEPEPVPAPDPAEAQVLRDAMWRAVLRLPARQRAMVVLRYYEDLSEAQTAELLGVSVGTVKSAVSRALAKLREDPELAVAA is encoded by the coding sequence ATGACCACGCCAGTGTGCACCAGCGCCTCCCGCGCCGCTGTGTTCCCGTCGTTCTCGTCGTACGTGCGGGCCCGCGGGCCGGTGCTCTTGCGGACCGCCCGCTCGCTCACCGCCAACCCGAGCGACGCCGAGGACCTGCTGCAGACCGCGCTGACCAAGACGTTCGTGGCGTGGGAACGGATCGAGGACCACCGGGCGCTGGACGGCTACGTGCGCCGCGCCCTGCTGAACACCCGCACCTCGCAGTGGCGCAAACGCAAGGTCGACGAGTTCGCCTGCGAGGAGATACCCGAGCCCGAGCCGGTACCGGCGCCCGACCCGGCCGAGGCCCAGGTGCTGCGGGACGCGATGTGGCGGGCGGTGCTGCGGCTGCCGGCGCGGCAGCGGGCGATGGTCGTGCTGCGTTATTACGAGGATCTGAGCGAGGCGCAGACGGCGGAGTTGCTCGGGGTCTCCGTCGGTACGGTCAAGAGCGCGGTCTCCCGGGCCCTGGCCAAGCTGCGCGAGGACCCGGAGCTGGCGGTGGCGGCGTAG
- a CDS encoding dual OB domain-containing protein, producing the protein MTHFKRLVCLANSRKGGERCVAGMVVDSQQWIRPVSARINHEISRQERQYTDGSDPRVLDIIDVPLLHHQPSSYQSENWLLDPRRHWKRSGRAEWNQLLTAEQRPSSLWTNGHSTPGRLNDRIPIEEAVTLPDSLRLVRVSRVTLRLHPPNASSDAAKRPMDAVFRHAGRLYIMRVTDPEYELAYRNKPGKVHELGESFLTVSLGEEFKGYAYKLAAAIIERAKIEAGSKT; encoded by the coding sequence ATGACACATTTCAAAAGGCTCGTATGTTTAGCAAACTCCCGCAAAGGCGGGGAGCGATGCGTCGCGGGCATGGTTGTCGATTCACAGCAATGGATACGCCCGGTCAGCGCACGAATAAACCACGAGATATCCAGACAAGAGCGGCAGTACACAGACGGATCGGACCCACGAGTCCTCGATATCATCGACGTACCCCTCCTCCACCACCAGCCGAGCAGCTACCAGAGCGAGAATTGGCTCCTCGACCCTCGCCGCCACTGGAAGAGGTCAGGCAGAGCCGAATGGAACCAGCTACTGACAGCGGAACAGCGCCCAAGCAGTTTATGGACCAATGGACACAGCACGCCCGGCCGCCTCAACGACCGGATACCCATTGAAGAAGCAGTAACGTTGCCGGACTCTCTCAGGCTCGTCCGCGTGAGCCGTGTGACATTGCGCCTGCACCCCCCGAACGCTTCTTCCGACGCTGCGAAGCGGCCCATGGACGCGGTGTTCAGACACGCCGGCCGTCTTTACATCATGCGGGTGACCGACCCCGAGTACGAACTGGCATACCGCAACAAGCCCGGAAAGGTTCACGAACTGGGTGAATCGTTTCTCACGGTAAGCCTCGGCGAAGAGTTCAAAGGCTATGCTTATAAATTAGCGGCAGCCATCATCGAGCGAGCAAAGATCGAAGCGGGCAGCAAGACATGA
- a CDS encoding lipid-transfer protein has product MTLHRADTLGGRAAIAGIGATEFSKDSGRSELKLAVEAVRAALDDAGLGPGDVDGMVTFTMDTSPEITVAQAAGIGELSFFSRVHYGGGAACATVQQAALAVAAGIADVVVCYRAFNERSGRRFGAGVQRREPSAEGTALGWNLPAGLLTPASWVAMAAQRYLYAYGLTTEAFGQVAVVGRRYAARNPAAYFHGRPITLADHAASRWIVEPLRLLDCCQETDGGQALVVTSLERARDLRRPPAVIRAAAQGAGRAQEQMTSYYRDGLTGLPESAVVARQLWRTSGLRPADIDVGILYDHFTPFVLMQLEEFGFCAPGEAADFVAADALPLNTHGGQLGEAYLHGMNGIAEAVRQLRGTSVNQVPGAAGVLVTAGTGVPTSGLVLGADG; this is encoded by the coding sequence ATGACCCTCCACCGCGCGGACACCCTCGGCGGCCGCGCCGCCATCGCCGGCATCGGTGCCACCGAGTTCTCCAAGGATTCCGGCCGCAGCGAGCTGAAGCTGGCCGTCGAAGCCGTACGGGCCGCGCTGGACGACGCCGGGCTCGGCCCCGGCGACGTCGACGGCATGGTCACCTTCACGATGGACACCAGCCCCGAGATCACCGTCGCCCAGGCGGCCGGTATCGGCGAGCTGTCCTTCTTCTCGCGCGTCCACTACGGCGGCGGCGCGGCCTGCGCCACGGTCCAGCAGGCGGCCCTCGCCGTCGCGGCCGGGATCGCCGACGTCGTCGTCTGCTACCGGGCGTTCAACGAACGCTCGGGCCGCCGGTTCGGTGCCGGTGTGCAGCGGCGCGAGCCGTCCGCCGAGGGCACGGCGCTCGGCTGGAACCTGCCCGCCGGGCTGCTGACGCCCGCCTCCTGGGTCGCCATGGCGGCACAGCGGTACCTGTACGCGTACGGGCTCACCACGGAGGCGTTCGGGCAGGTCGCGGTCGTCGGCCGGCGGTACGCGGCGCGCAACCCGGCCGCGTACTTCCACGGCAGACCGATCACCCTCGCCGACCACGCCGCGTCCCGCTGGATCGTCGAGCCGCTGCGGCTGCTCGACTGCTGCCAGGAGACCGACGGCGGCCAGGCCCTCGTCGTCACCTCCCTCGAACGCGCCCGTGACCTGCGGCGACCGCCCGCCGTGATCCGGGCGGCGGCGCAGGGGGCCGGCCGGGCCCAGGAGCAGATGACCAGCTACTACCGGGACGGGCTGACCGGCCTGCCGGAGTCGGCCGTCGTGGCGCGACAGCTCTGGCGGACGAGCGGGCTGCGTCCGGCGGACATCGATGTCGGCATCCTCTACGACCACTTCACACCGTTCGTGCTGATGCAGCTCGAGGAGTTCGGTTTCTGCGCGCCGGGTGAGGCGGCGGACTTCGTCGCCGCGGACGCCCTGCCGCTCAACACGCACGGCGGGCAACTGGGCGAGGCGTATCTGCACGGGATGAACGGGATCGCGGAGGCGGTGCGGCAGCTCCGCGGCACCTCCGTCAACCAGGTGCCCGGCGCCGCCGGGGTGCTGGTCACCGCGGGCACGGGCGTACCGACCTCCGGGCTGGTGCTCGGCGCGGACGGCTGA
- a CDS encoding DUF488 family protein: MKLYTIGFTKKSAEKFFGLLRQAGVSTLVDVRLNNVSQLSGFAKRDDLKYFLSELCGTQYTHRTDLAPTQPMLDDYKKRDVGWATYEAQFLDLMQSRHIENTVPQELLDNAVLLCSEHSAQQCHRRLVAEYLAQQWVDVSIEHLA, encoded by the coding sequence ATGAAACTATACACGATCGGCTTCACAAAGAAATCCGCCGAAAAGTTCTTTGGATTACTGCGCCAGGCCGGAGTGTCCACACTGGTCGATGTGCGGCTGAACAACGTCTCACAATTGTCCGGCTTCGCCAAACGTGACGACCTGAAGTATTTCCTGAGCGAGCTTTGCGGTACGCAATACACCCACCGTACCGATCTGGCACCGACCCAGCCCATGCTCGACGACTACAAGAAGCGAGACGTCGGCTGGGCCACCTACGAAGCACAGTTCCTGGACCTGATGCAGAGTCGCCACATCGAGAACACCGTCCCGCAGGAACTGCTCGACAACGCGGTCCTGCTGTGCAGCGAGCACAGTGCGCAGCAGTGCCATCGCCGACTGGTTGCGGAATACCTCGCGCAGCAGTGGGTCGACGTATCCATCGAACACCTGGCATAG
- a CDS encoding DUF397 domain-containing protein, whose product MEQQWQKSSFSGAGGENCVEIATKGAAVFIRESDEPNVMTVVSRSKFAALIAGVKAGNFDHRP is encoded by the coding sequence ATGGAACAGCAGTGGCAGAAGTCGTCGTTCTCCGGAGCAGGGGGCGAGAACTGTGTCGAGATAGCCACGAAGGGGGCAGCGGTCTTCATTCGCGAGAGTGACGAACCGAACGTCATGACGGTCGTTAGCCGGAGCAAGTTTGCAGCGCTTATCGCGGGCGTCAAAGCCGGGAACTTCGATCACCGGCCGTAA
- a CDS encoding DUF488 family protein: MTISTVYTVGHSTHSMSQFLSLLQKHEITAVADVRSTPASRFTPQFNRHSVTPALHDAGIKYVFLGKELGARPDNAACYVDGRVNFSRLAQTPDFISGIDRLQNGAQHERIAVMCAEQEPLDCHRCILVSRVLGEHGTTVEHIHSDGHVESHAAAMRRLMAVFGLDQAELFRTPDERLQEALSRQEQRIAYVNEELHTNGAPNK, encoded by the coding sequence ATGACCATAAGCACCGTGTACACAGTCGGCCACTCCACGCACAGCATGTCGCAGTTCTTGAGCCTGCTCCAAAAACATGAGATCACAGCAGTCGCCGATGTGCGGTCGACGCCCGCCAGCAGGTTCACACCCCAGTTCAACCGGCACTCGGTGACACCCGCCCTGCACGACGCCGGCATCAAATACGTCTTCCTCGGCAAGGAACTCGGAGCACGCCCCGACAACGCCGCTTGCTACGTCGACGGCCGGGTGAATTTCAGCCGCCTCGCACAGACCCCTGACTTCATCAGCGGCATCGACCGATTGCAGAACGGTGCACAGCACGAGCGAATCGCCGTCATGTGCGCCGAGCAAGAACCTCTTGACTGCCACCGTTGCATACTCGTCTCGCGCGTGCTCGGAGAACACGGAACCACGGTCGAGCACATTCACAGCGACGGCCACGTCGAGAGTCACGCCGCAGCCATGCGGCGCTTGATGGCTGTTTTTGGACTGGATCAGGCCGAGCTGTTCCGTACGCCGGACGAGCGGCTTCAGGAGGCGCTCAGCCGCCAGGAACAGCGGATCGCATACGTCAACGAGGAACTCCACACCAACGGGGCGCCGAATAAATGA